One window from the genome of Tachypleus tridentatus isolate NWPU-2018 chromosome 11, ASM421037v1, whole genome shotgun sequence encodes:
- the LOC143231534 gene encoding cuticle protein 10.9-like has protein sequence MIRIVLCCFVTLCATAEQYIPQFGYDPVKVFAKPTYGKPYQLDPYVKPHPYKFNYEIKNDYGGRQWQQEQGDEYGNKQGSYGYTDDYGIGRQVDYVADENGFRANIKTNEPGTANQNPADVHIYSDAVPVKYEPSPKVYAKPSHVVLDPKPPTHPFVYDSVAPAPTYGHN, from the exons ATGATCAGG ATTGTCCTCTGCTGTTTCGTCACACTATGTGCCACCGCCGAACAATACATACCTCAATTTGGATACGATCCAGTGAAAGTTTTTGCTAAACCGACTTATGGAAAACCTTACCAACTCGACCCTTAC GTGAAACCCCATCCTTACAAGTTTAATTACGAAATTAAAAACGATTACGGCGGTCGCCAGTGGCAACAAGAGCAAGGTGACGAATACGGCAACAAGCAAGGTTCCTATGGTTACACGGATGATTACGGTATTGGCCGCCAGGTGGACTATGTTGCTGACGAGAATGGATTCCGAGCCAACATCAAGACTAACGAGCCTGGTACTGCGAATCAGAACCCTGCCGACGTTCATATCTATTCCGATGCCGTCCCAGTAAAATACGAACCTTCCCCTAAAGTCTACGCTAAGCCTTCCCACGTTGTCCTCGACCCTAAACCACCTACTCATCCGTTTGTCTACGATTCTGTTGCTCCTGCTCCAACTTACGGCCACAATTAA